In one window of Nocardioides panacisoli DNA:
- a CDS encoding ABC transporter substrate-binding protein has protein sequence MSITITHRPRGRTVVASVVATLAVVLSGCTSDASADDDSYLVGFPALLSGPAAFAGVPITQGAELAAEEINDSGFLGEGKTVELEMEDVKSDPAQAIALYKQFAADGASGVLCCGLSAEAGALAPVMTQDQVPGIVTSAILADITEPPHLFRPHILPSAEGGIYDQFIDTVVPAEDIETVVIVVNGDNDAMVADGEVWKAGLERNGAEVVKTVSTNSTDTNFTGPATEIASIDPDAVVLSTLGTPSALMARALRERGYDKRLMSSYGIDSAELFKTSAKGLAGTLFAAPFHAEFSDNEEAATFIEAYREKYDEDPDIFAAQGYTSMWFLAMGIKEADSGDPVDVGSALSGIDTQDSVYGEITYVEGQATLSEPGTYLEWTEDGELEEWTG, from the coding sequence GTGTCGATCACCATCACCCACCGGCCTCGCGGCCGGACCGTCGTCGCCTCTGTCGTCGCGACCCTCGCGGTCGTGCTCTCGGGCTGCACCAGTGACGCCAGTGCGGACGATGACAGCTACCTCGTCGGATTCCCGGCCCTCCTGTCCGGCCCGGCCGCCTTCGCAGGCGTCCCGATCACCCAGGGGGCCGAGTTGGCCGCCGAGGAGATCAACGATTCCGGCTTCCTCGGCGAGGGCAAGACCGTCGAGCTCGAGATGGAGGACGTGAAGAGCGACCCGGCCCAGGCCATCGCGCTCTACAAGCAGTTCGCCGCCGACGGCGCATCGGGTGTGCTGTGCTGCGGACTCTCCGCCGAGGCCGGTGCGCTGGCCCCCGTGATGACGCAGGACCAGGTGCCGGGCATCGTCACCTCCGCGATCCTGGCCGACATCACCGAGCCGCCGCACCTCTTCCGGCCGCACATCCTCCCCTCGGCCGAGGGCGGGATCTACGACCAGTTCATCGACACCGTGGTCCCGGCCGAGGACATCGAGACCGTTGTCATCGTGGTCAACGGCGACAACGACGCGATGGTCGCCGACGGCGAGGTCTGGAAGGCCGGCCTGGAGCGCAACGGTGCCGAAGTGGTCAAGACCGTGAGCACCAACTCCACCGACACCAACTTCACCGGTCCCGCCACGGAGATCGCCTCGATCGATCCCGACGCGGTCGTGCTCAGCACGCTCGGCACGCCGTCGGCCCTGATGGCGCGCGCTCTCCGGGAGCGCGGCTACGACAAGCGCCTGATGAGCAGCTACGGCATCGACAGCGCCGAACTGTTCAAGACCTCGGCCAAGGGACTGGCCGGCACCCTCTTCGCCGCGCCTTTCCACGCGGAGTTCAGCGACAACGAGGAGGCCGCGACCTTCATCGAGGCGTACCGCGAGAAGTACGACGAGGACCCCGACATCTTCGCGGCCCAGGGCTACACGTCGATGTGGTTCCTCGCGATGGGCATCAAGGAGGCGGACAGCGGGGATCCGGTCGACGTCGGCAGCGCGTTGTCGGGGATCGACACCCAGGACTCGGTCTACGGCGAGATCACCTACGTCGAGGGACAGGCCACGCTCTCCGAGCCGGGCACCTACCTCGAGTGGACCGAGGACGGCGAGCTCGAGGAGTGGACGGGCTGA
- a CDS encoding LLM class flavin-dependent oxidoreductase yields the protein MDTGIACAFVAHERPLAEAISAAAAAAERHGLRTWWALGDREIAAGRSHDPTLCLQRVARATASLRVALSGDLVAARGAALRAKQLATLAWFAGGRLEIGLDLDDAPDTLALPDVAAASGDALVTDRLLAMRALWSEDRASYAGSSVAFDGAIALPKPPGRGLRWHVRPTDTDRLAGVIATAGAPDGWLHWHGDAAGLATAADQVAAAHGPGAEALQCTWFVDADRFPEVCDAADRAGVSELVAVFEHVPDPAEITALVEGQHA from the coding sequence ATGGACACCGGCATCGCCTGCGCCTTCGTGGCCCACGAGCGGCCCCTGGCCGAGGCCATCAGTGCCGCGGCAGCGGCCGCGGAAAGACACGGGCTCCGCACCTGGTGGGCCCTGGGTGACCGGGAGATCGCCGCCGGCCGGAGCCACGACCCAACGCTGTGCCTGCAGCGCGTCGCCCGTGCGACCGCATCGCTACGCGTGGCCCTGTCCGGCGACCTCGTCGCCGCCCGTGGTGCAGCGCTGCGGGCCAAGCAGCTCGCGACGCTGGCCTGGTTTGCCGGCGGCCGCCTCGAGATCGGCCTGGACCTCGATGACGCCCCGGACACGCTCGCCCTGCCCGATGTCGCAGCTGCCTCGGGTGACGCACTCGTGACCGACCGACTGCTGGCCATGCGCGCGCTGTGGTCCGAGGACCGCGCGTCGTACGCCGGGAGCTCGGTCGCCTTCGACGGCGCCATCGCCCTGCCCAAGCCGCCCGGACGTGGCCTGCGCTGGCACGTGCGGCCCACCGACACTGACCGGCTCGCCGGCGTCATCGCGACGGCCGGCGCACCCGACGGGTGGCTCCACTGGCACGGCGACGCAGCGGGTCTTGCCACCGCCGCCGACCAGGTCGCCGCGGCGCACGGCCCCGGCGCCGAGGCGCTGCAATGCACCTGGTTCGTCGACGCCGACCGCTTCCCGGAGGTCTGCGATGCCGCGGACCGTGCGGGCGTGAGCGAGTTGGTGGCGGTGTTCGAGCACGTGCCCGACCCGGCCGAGATCACCGCCCTCGTGGAAGGACAGCACGCATGA
- a CDS encoding LLM class flavin-dependent oxidoreductase, with product MSSTDRVGVHGLRGRVEIGLVDLFDGSATRDTEFMATFARTAERCGVDGIWLPEHVVFFDEYTSTYPYPQAPSATDPDVKEQHNKTVDGKARVEVADDQGLLDITQAAVELCGATTRLRIGSSVLLLPLRNPRLFAREVATVSALTGGRFDLGIGVGWSAEEFAACESEFRTRGRRCEELLHQLDAAWSGRDPDSPPLPDVAPPRMLVGGHSPAAIRRAATVATGWYPWNLTVSEFAEKLGSLDQQLTDAGRTRDEVHVVAGFRAVGEIADIPEIVHRYAELGADGVNISLRMTDDGYVGTMEELATTLGLVA from the coding sequence ATGAGCAGCACCGACCGCGTCGGCGTCCACGGCCTCCGCGGCCGTGTCGAGATCGGCCTCGTCGACCTCTTCGACGGGAGCGCCACGCGGGACACCGAGTTCATGGCGACCTTCGCCCGCACCGCCGAACGCTGCGGGGTCGACGGCATCTGGTTGCCCGAGCACGTCGTGTTCTTCGACGAGTACACCTCGACCTACCCCTACCCGCAGGCCCCGTCGGCGACCGACCCGGACGTCAAAGAACAGCACAACAAGACGGTGGACGGGAAGGCGCGCGTCGAGGTCGCCGATGACCAGGGCCTGCTCGACATCACCCAGGCAGCCGTGGAACTGTGCGGCGCCACCACCCGGTTGCGGATCGGCAGCTCGGTGTTGTTGTTGCCGCTGCGCAACCCTCGGCTGTTCGCCCGGGAGGTCGCGACCGTGTCCGCCCTCACCGGCGGACGTTTCGACCTGGGGATCGGTGTTGGGTGGTCGGCCGAGGAGTTCGCGGCGTGTGAGTCCGAGTTCCGCACCCGCGGCCGGCGCTGCGAAGAACTGCTCCACCAGCTCGACGCCGCGTGGTCCGGGCGTGACCCCGACAGCCCGCCGCTGCCGGACGTCGCACCGCCGAGGATGCTGGTCGGCGGTCACTCGCCGGCCGCGATCCGGCGCGCAGCGACGGTCGCCACCGGCTGGTACCCGTGGAACCTGACGGTCTCGGAGTTCGCCGAGAAGCTCGGCTCGCTGGACCAGCAGCTCACCGACGCCGGACGGACACGCGACGAGGTCCACGTGGTCGCCGGTTTCCGCGCGGTTGGTGAGATCGCCGACATCCCCGAGATCGTGCACCGTTACGCCGAACTGGGCGCCGACGGCGTCAACATCTCGCTGCGCATGACCGACGACGGCTACGTGGGCACCATGGAGGAGCTCGCGACGACTCTGGGCCTGGTGGCATGA
- a CDS encoding acyl-CoA dehydrogenase family protein, whose protein sequence is MTMISVAEFRAEVRAWLAEHVPAEPLPSWTDQAGFDQHRTWERTLFEGGYAAVDWPEEYGGRGAGLQHTIAFAEEYYRARAPERVNMGGLYLLGPVLMQYGTEEQRRRWIPDLLSCRTIWCQGFSEPGSGSDLASLRTRAVRDGDHYVVNGQKIWTSMGGFADWIFALVRTDPDAAKERKHAGITFLCIDLRTPGVEVRPLAMVDGTEGFAEVFFTDVHVPVENVVGEVDQGWKVAMSTLGFERGAVFGDHAKFSNDVAALAGLVAVRGLAEDSLALDELGRVLVETEVYRANVYRLAALAEAGGNLDSTASINKLYWTEMQHDIFATGLRLMAEDGAVVGDLAGLAGVDAVTADAWRDWHHRYWYARAAMIFGGTSEIQRNIISERVLGLPMEPRRS, encoded by the coding sequence ATGACCATGATTTCCGTTGCAGAGTTCCGCGCCGAGGTCCGGGCCTGGCTCGCCGAGCACGTACCGGCCGAGCCGTTGCCCTCGTGGACCGACCAGGCCGGGTTCGACCAGCACCGCACCTGGGAGCGGACCCTGTTCGAGGGCGGCTACGCGGCGGTGGACTGGCCCGAGGAGTACGGCGGTCGCGGCGCCGGGCTGCAGCACACCATCGCCTTCGCCGAGGAGTACTACCGCGCCCGCGCGCCCGAACGGGTCAACATGGGTGGGCTCTATCTCCTCGGACCCGTGCTGATGCAGTACGGCACCGAGGAGCAGCGTCGCCGCTGGATCCCCGACCTGCTCTCGTGCCGGACCATCTGGTGCCAGGGCTTCTCCGAGCCGGGGTCCGGCTCCGACCTCGCCTCGCTGCGCACCCGCGCGGTGCGCGACGGGGACCACTACGTGGTCAACGGGCAGAAGATCTGGACCTCGATGGGTGGCTTCGCCGACTGGATCTTCGCGCTCGTGCGCACCGATCCCGACGCGGCCAAGGAGCGCAAGCACGCCGGCATCACCTTCCTGTGCATTGACCTGCGCACTCCCGGCGTCGAGGTCCGCCCGCTGGCGATGGTCGACGGCACCGAAGGTTTCGCCGAGGTGTTCTTCACCGACGTGCACGTGCCCGTCGAGAATGTCGTGGGCGAGGTGGACCAGGGATGGAAGGTCGCGATGTCCACGCTCGGGTTCGAGCGTGGCGCCGTCTTCGGTGATCACGCCAAGTTCTCCAACGACGTCGCGGCCCTGGCCGGTCTCGTCGCGGTCCGCGGACTCGCCGAGGACAGCCTTGCCCTGGACGAGCTCGGCCGCGTCCTGGTGGAGACCGAGGTCTACCGGGCCAACGTCTACCGACTGGCCGCCCTGGCCGAGGCCGGCGGCAATCTGGACAGCACTGCGAGCATCAACAAGCTCTATTGGACCGAGATGCAGCACGACATCTTCGCCACCGGCCTGCGGCTGATGGCCGAGGACGGTGCCGTTGTCGGTGACCTCGCCGGGCTGGCGGGCGTGGATGCCGTGACCGCCGACGCATGGCGCGACTGGCACCACCGCTACTGGTACGCCCGCGCGGCCATGATCTTCGGCGGCACCTCGGAGATCCAGCGCAACATCATCAGCGAGCGCGTGCTCGGACTACCCATGGAGCCCCGGAGATCGTGA
- a CDS encoding acyl-CoA dehydrogenase family protein encodes MTETLDIDRGELEQVTGDLLARHCDVAHLRDRLEAGGAHAPALWWRLAETGLVSALVPAEFGGAGLEPAHLPGVLHATGYHALPEPLLETAVLAVTLLAAFPDHPDADARLGGIAEGSLLATVRFGDADRHVAFAADAHLVLDVAPDGAVTAYAADQLEVVPAAGVDPLRPVAAVIPHGAGDLLGTSPDVAAHVRDLAVAGAACQLAGAARRLLDLTVEYVADRHQFGRPVGSFQAVKHKIADVAVGVDMAEAAALGAFGAEDAHDRARRAASAKAYAGQAADRANVEALQLHGGIGFTWEHHLHVWLKRTMSLTAAHGTPAAHRRTLARDLLARIGEEE; translated from the coding sequence GTGACTGAGACCCTGGACATCGACCGCGGCGAGCTCGAGCAGGTGACCGGTGATCTGCTGGCCCGCCACTGCGACGTCGCGCATCTGCGCGACCGACTCGAGGCCGGCGGCGCCCACGCGCCCGCCCTGTGGTGGCGCCTGGCCGAGACCGGCCTGGTGTCCGCGCTGGTGCCCGCCGAGTTCGGCGGTGCCGGGCTCGAGCCGGCCCACCTGCCCGGCGTCCTGCACGCCACCGGATACCACGCGTTGCCCGAACCGCTGCTGGAGACAGCCGTTCTCGCTGTGACGCTGCTGGCGGCCTTCCCCGACCATCCCGACGCCGATGCCCGACTCGGCGGCATCGCGGAGGGCTCGCTACTGGCCACCGTGCGTTTCGGGGACGCCGACCGTCACGTGGCCTTCGCCGCTGACGCCCACCTCGTCCTCGACGTCGCACCCGACGGTGCGGTCACGGCGTACGCCGCCGACCAGTTGGAGGTCGTCCCCGCGGCCGGTGTCGACCCGCTCCGCCCCGTCGCCGCCGTCATCCCCCACGGCGCGGGCGATCTGCTGGGCACCTCGCCCGACGTCGCCGCACACGTCCGGGACCTCGCGGTGGCCGGTGCGGCCTGCCAGCTCGCCGGTGCCGCCCGCCGCCTGCTCGACCTCACCGTCGAGTACGTCGCCGACCGTCACCAGTTCGGTCGCCCCGTCGGGTCGTTCCAGGCCGTCAAGCACAAGATCGCTGATGTCGCCGTCGGCGTCGACATGGCCGAGGCCGCCGCGCTCGGTGCGTTCGGGGCCGAGGATGCCCACGATCGCGCCCGGCGCGCGGCGTCGGCGAAGGCCTACGCTGGACAGGCAGCAGACCGAGCGAACGTGGAGGCCCTGCAGTTGCACGGAGGGATTGGCTTCACCTGGGAGCACCACCTCCACGTCTGGCTCAAGCGGACGATGAGCCTGACCGCGGCCCACGGCACCCCCGCCGCGCACCGTCGCACCCTCGCACGGGACCTGCTCGCCCGCATCGGTGAGGAGGAGTGA
- a CDS encoding AMP-binding protein: protein MGDLGFWRLAAEEPAACAVVAPDGTRTSRGELLAEANRVARLLRSQGLHRGDRVVGVVANETGALAVVLACQQVGAYYVPVNTALTTGEVAHILGDAAPVVALASLRHVDLLAAAAEQADYPLGRLFALGAHERFADLYALASREDDGPVPDRSPGAYLGYTSGTTGRPKGVLRPRPEGDPDDLFGAGAQWQLGMFGVTPRDGGVHLVTSPLSHTAVSGLAVTSLHFGHALVLMERFDAAEVLRLVERERVTTTHMVPTQLHRILRLPGQERTAHDLSSMRNLIHGAGPCADETKRGTIDLFGPVVWEYYGATEAAGTVISTPEWLERPGSVGRPQPGAEVRILDPLGEEVSVGGSGAVYLRMGALAFEYRGDPDKTDAGRVGDFVTVGDLGRLDDEGYLYLLGRSSEVVVSGGVNVYPAEVEAAILSHPDVEDVGVIGVPDEEWGECIAAVVQAGADSHLARQEDPARVLEGYLADRLARYKVPRMVAVVPELPRGANGKLRKHLLRPVIGTDVG, encoded by the coding sequence ATGGGAGACCTCGGGTTCTGGCGGCTCGCGGCCGAGGAACCAGCCGCGTGCGCCGTGGTCGCACCCGACGGCACACGCACCAGTCGCGGAGAGCTGCTGGCGGAGGCCAACCGGGTCGCCCGCCTGTTGCGTTCACAAGGGCTGCACCGTGGCGATCGGGTCGTCGGTGTCGTGGCCAACGAGACGGGTGCGCTGGCGGTGGTGCTGGCCTGCCAGCAGGTCGGTGCCTACTACGTGCCGGTCAACACGGCGCTGACCACGGGCGAGGTGGCACACATCCTCGGCGATGCCGCACCGGTGGTCGCCCTCGCGTCGCTGCGCCATGTCGACCTCCTCGCCGCTGCAGCCGAACAGGCCGACTATCCACTCGGTCGGCTCTTCGCGCTCGGCGCGCACGAGCGGTTCGCGGACCTGTACGCGCTCGCCTCCCGGGAGGATGACGGGCCGGTGCCCGACCGCAGCCCCGGGGCCTACCTCGGCTACACCTCCGGCACCACCGGGCGTCCCAAGGGCGTGCTCCGCCCTCGGCCCGAGGGCGACCCCGACGACCTGTTCGGCGCCGGTGCCCAGTGGCAGCTCGGGATGTTCGGTGTCACGCCACGTGACGGTGGCGTCCACCTGGTCACCTCGCCGCTGAGTCACACCGCGGTCAGCGGTCTCGCGGTCACCTCGCTGCACTTCGGTCACGCGCTGGTGCTGATGGAGCGCTTCGACGCCGCGGAGGTGCTGCGGCTCGTCGAGCGTGAACGGGTGACCACCACCCACATGGTCCCCACCCAGCTCCACCGCATCCTGCGTCTGCCCGGGCAGGAGCGCACGGCGCACGACCTGAGCAGCATGCGCAATCTGATCCATGGCGCGGGGCCCTGCGCGGACGAGACCAAGCGCGGGACCATCGACCTGTTCGGTCCCGTCGTGTGGGAGTACTACGGCGCCACCGAGGCCGCCGGCACGGTGATCTCCACCCCGGAGTGGCTCGAGCGGCCGGGTAGCGTTGGCCGTCCTCAGCCCGGTGCCGAGGTGCGCATCCTCGACCCGCTCGGTGAGGAGGTGTCCGTCGGGGGATCCGGTGCGGTCTACCTCCGGATGGGGGCCCTCGCCTTCGAGTACCGCGGCGATCCGGACAAGACCGATGCCGGCCGCGTCGGGGACTTCGTGACCGTCGGCGATCTCGGCCGCCTCGACGACGAGGGTTACCTCTACCTGCTCGGCCGCTCCTCCGAGGTGGTCGTCTCCGGTGGCGTCAACGTGTACCCCGCCGAGGTGGAAGCCGCGATCCTGTCGCATCCCGACGTCGAGGACGTCGGCGTCATCGGCGTTCCCGACGAGGAGTGGGGTGAATGCATCGCTGCCGTCGTCCAGGCGGGGGCCGACTCCCACCTCGCCCGCCAGGAGGACCCTGCCCGCGTCCTGGAGGGCTATCTCGCCGACCGGCTCGCGCGTTACAAGGTGCCCCGCATGGTCGCCGTCGTGCCTGAGCTGCCGCGCGGTGCCAACGGCAAGTTGCGCAAACACCTGCTCCGGCCCGTCATCGGCACCGACGTCGGTTGA
- a CDS encoding Zn-ribbon domain-containing OB-fold protein has product MKPVAQPTPDTQAWFDHIDAEQLTVPRCRACDHRFLYPRMCCPACSSRDVELVPASGTGRIASFVVNHRGPGEFAEDTPYVLALVALAEGPLLMATVRTDDPTTVAVDQPVRVAFAERGERRVVEFVVEEDAA; this is encoded by the coding sequence GTGAAGCCCGTTGCCCAGCCCACGCCGGACACCCAGGCGTGGTTCGACCACATCGACGCCGAGCAGTTGACCGTGCCGCGCTGCCGCGCGTGTGACCACCGATTCCTCTACCCGCGGATGTGCTGCCCCGCCTGCAGCTCCCGGGACGTCGAGCTGGTCCCGGCCTCGGGTACCGGCCGAATCGCCTCGTTCGTGGTCAACCACCGCGGACCGGGCGAGTTCGCCGAGGACACGCCGTACGTGCTTGCGCTGGTGGCACTGGCCGAAGGCCCGTTGCTGATGGCGACCGTGCGCACCGACGACCCCACAACCGTGGCCGTCGACCAACCCGTGCGCGTCGCGTTCGCCGAACGCGGGGAGCGTCGCGTGGTCGAGTTCGTCGTCGAGGAGGACGCCGCATGA
- a CDS encoding thiolase C-terminal domain-containing protein gives MSLRGRIAIAGAAESTDLGKVPDKSALELHADAALNALADAGLTPADVDGVASAGELPNDVADYLGIVPDYLDGTNVGGCSYMLHVRHAMAAIATGLCETVLVTHGESGRSRVGMQPWAPAPQAMMGQLEVPHGPMGAPSLFPIGVRRYMAEYGMTEEQFAAVPVVQREWAAHNPRAKLREPITVEDVLASPVIADPVHLLHCCLVTDGGGALVLTSAERARDLVGDRAVHVLGAGESSESSVVSGLESLTSSRAIARGGAAAMRQAEVDHTEVDHLMIYDAFAHVPLYGLEDLGFVGRGEAAAFVADGNTRPGGSLPLNTNGGGLAYTHTGMYGMFAIQESVRQVRGSAPAQVEGVDVSVVTGVGGMFMASGTLVLGTAATLH, from the coding sequence ATGAGCCTGCGCGGACGCATTGCCATCGCCGGCGCGGCCGAGAGCACTGACCTGGGCAAGGTCCCGGACAAGTCGGCCCTCGAGCTCCACGCCGATGCCGCCCTGAATGCGCTGGCCGACGCCGGGCTGACACCTGCGGACGTGGACGGTGTTGCTTCGGCCGGTGAGTTGCCCAACGACGTCGCCGACTACCTCGGGATCGTGCCCGACTACCTCGACGGCACCAATGTCGGCGGCTGTTCCTACATGCTGCACGTGCGGCACGCGATGGCGGCGATCGCCACGGGCCTGTGCGAGACCGTCCTCGTCACCCACGGCGAGTCGGGCCGGAGCCGCGTGGGCATGCAGCCCTGGGCGCCCGCCCCGCAGGCGATGATGGGTCAGCTGGAGGTGCCGCACGGACCGATGGGTGCCCCGTCCCTGTTCCCGATCGGCGTACGTCGCTACATGGCCGAGTACGGGATGACCGAGGAGCAGTTCGCGGCGGTGCCGGTGGTGCAGCGCGAGTGGGCGGCCCACAACCCACGGGCCAAGCTGCGTGAGCCGATCACGGTCGAGGACGTGCTGGCCTCACCCGTCATTGCCGATCCCGTCCACCTGCTGCACTGCTGCTTGGTCACCGACGGGGGCGGCGCGCTGGTGCTGACCTCCGCCGAGCGGGCGCGCGATTTGGTCGGCGACCGCGCCGTCCACGTCCTCGGGGCCGGAGAGTCGAGCGAGTCCTCGGTCGTCTCGGGACTGGAGAGTCTCACGTCGTCGCGAGCCATCGCGCGCGGCGGGGCCGCTGCGATGCGCCAGGCCGAGGTGGACCACACCGAGGTCGACCACCTGATGATCTATGACGCGTTCGCCCACGTCCCGCTCTACGGCCTCGAGGATCTCGGCTTCGTCGGCCGGGGGGAAGCCGCGGCCTTCGTGGCCGACGGGAACACGCGACCCGGCGGCTCGCTCCCGCTGAACACGAACGGCGGCGGACTCGCCTACACCCACACCGGCATGTACGGCATGTTCGCCATCCAGGAGTCCGTGAGGCAGGTGCGTGGCTCCGCGCCTGCCCAGGTCGAGGGCGTGGACGTCAGCGTCGTGACCGGCGTCGGCGGCATGTTCATGGCCTCGGGGACGTTGGTGCTCGGTACGGCGGCAACGCTCCACTGA
- a CDS encoding MaoC family dehydratase codes for MTIHTQRGRYYDEMTTGDVFRHEPGRTITEADNVQFCTMTMNSQSLHLDAVKSAESEFGQRLVNSLLTMSIACSIGVPDLTQKTTIANLGFGEISFPAPVFIGDTLYCETEIGPKRPSSSRPRQGIVTLEHRALNQHGVLVCKAVRTALVHFAPEDDATT; via the coding sequence ATGACCATCCACACCCAGCGCGGGCGCTACTACGACGAGATGACCACCGGGGACGTGTTTCGGCACGAGCCCGGACGGACCATCACCGAGGCCGACAACGTGCAGTTCTGCACCATGACGATGAACTCCCAGAGTCTCCACCTGGACGCGGTGAAGTCAGCGGAGTCGGAGTTCGGCCAGCGGCTCGTCAACAGCCTGCTCACGATGAGCATCGCCTGCAGCATCGGGGTGCCGGACCTGACGCAGAAGACCACGATCGCCAACCTTGGTTTCGGGGAGATCAGCTTCCCGGCACCGGTCTTCATCGGCGACACGCTCTACTGCGAGACCGAGATCGGTCCCAAGCGGCCCTCGTCGAGTCGTCCCCGCCAGGGCATCGTCACCCTCGAACACCGTGCGCTCAACCAGCACGGCGTGCTGGTCTGCAAGGCGGTGCGCACTGCCTTGGTGCACTTCGCCCCCGAGGACGACGCCACCACCTGA
- a CDS encoding acetyl-CoA hydrolase/transferase family protein, translating into MRLPPSTSAATAVRSIPPHSSAVASPGCGTPETLLTALGEAAEELDGVRLFSGLQLGSYPFLPASLAGHLPYRTWHPYGPARAALTPGAVDYVPARASAVPELLDQWQTSVALVRVSPPDSDGWCSLGPSASYVRRAVDRAGLVLAEVDPAVPRTTGDTAVHVSAIDHLVEADTPMCTFPAARRDATSDRVATHVLDLLPEGCTLQLGIGAVPEALTAFLAESDLRDVRFVGMANDAMVPLFAAGITPSTGDPRPGVLAAELMGTATLMDFADANPAVVLRSSDRSHAPRALAQVPRLVAINSAIEVDLAGQVNAELVGRRQVSGIGGSADFVEAAFGSHGGLSVVALTSTTPDGRHSRLVPHLTSDVVSLPRHTPDAVVTEYGVAWLRGRTVAERARALADVAHPNHRTALLTASADQPQEHG; encoded by the coding sequence ATGAGGCTGCCGCCGTCAACGAGCGCGGCCACCGCCGTGCGGTCGATTCCGCCGCACAGCTCCGCCGTGGCCTCCCCCGGCTGCGGCACCCCCGAGACGCTGCTCACCGCGCTCGGCGAGGCCGCCGAAGAGCTGGACGGGGTGCGACTCTTCTCGGGACTGCAACTCGGTTCCTACCCGTTCCTGCCCGCCTCCCTCGCCGGCCACCTGCCCTACCGCACGTGGCACCCCTACGGTCCCGCCCGCGCTGCACTCACGCCGGGCGCGGTCGACTACGTGCCCGCCCGCGCCTCGGCCGTTCCCGAGCTGCTCGACCAGTGGCAGACGTCGGTGGCACTGGTCCGGGTCTCACCGCCCGACAGCGACGGCTGGTGCAGCCTCGGGCCGTCCGCGAGCTACGTACGACGCGCCGTCGACCGAGCGGGACTCGTGCTCGCGGAGGTGGACCCTGCCGTCCCCCGCACCACGGGTGACACCGCGGTCCACGTCAGCGCGATCGACCACTTGGTCGAGGCCGACACCCCGATGTGCACCTTCCCCGCTGCTCGCCGCGACGCCACGAGCGACCGAGTCGCCACGCACGTGCTGGACCTGCTCCCCGAGGGCTGCACGCTGCAGCTGGGGATCGGAGCCGTCCCGGAGGCGCTCACCGCCTTCCTCGCCGAGAGCGACCTCCGCGACGTCCGCTTCGTCGGGATGGCGAACGACGCGATGGTGCCGCTCTTCGCCGCGGGGATCACTCCGTCGACCGGGGACCCGCGACCCGGGGTACTCGCGGCCGAGCTGATGGGCACCGCAACACTGATGGACTTCGCCGACGCCAATCCCGCGGTCGTGCTGCGGTCCAGTGACCGGTCCCACGCGCCCCGAGCACTGGCGCAGGTCCCCCGACTCGTCGCCATCAACTCCGCGATCGAGGTGGACCTCGCCGGACAGGTAAACGCCGAACTCGTCGGTCGGCGACAGGTGTCGGGCATCGGCGGGAGCGCCGACTTCGTGGAGGCGGCGTTCGGGTCGCACGGCGGCCTGTCCGTGGTCGCCCTGACCTCGACGACACCGGACGGACGCCACAGCCGCCTGGTCCCCCACCTCACCAGCGACGTGGTCTCACTGCCGCGGCACACCCCCGACGCCGTCGTCACCGAGTACGGCGTGGCCTGGCTCCGCGGCAGGACTGTCGCGGAGCGGGCCCGGGCGCTGGCCGACGTCGCCCATCCCAACCACCGGACCGCGCTGCTCACTGCGTCGGCCGACCAACCACAGGAGCATGGATGA